A window of the Tessaracoccus sp. MC1865 genome harbors these coding sequences:
- a CDS encoding CPBP family intramembrane glutamic endopeptidase produces the protein MTVTSVPRPGLQRLRTEIVVVLLISLGQSAVYALLSIINKLTRPEPLAQQVTRMNTSTTPDRPWLDLAYQLAGLIFPLMPVVLVLFLLAVHHRPAEGPWRVMGFDLRRPGFDLAWGLGVFAVIGVAGLAFFIFAFQIGINTQVQPANLADNWWTVPMLLARAVMNGVLEEVVMVGYLFTRWAQRGGQMWVILVVSAVIRGGYHLYQGFGGFIGNLVMGLVFGWLYLKIKRVMPLVVVHTLLDIVAFLGAPLLPVVMGWVGL, from the coding sequence ATGACAGTCACGTCCGTTCCCCGCCCGGGGCTCCAGCGCCTGCGCACCGAGATCGTGGTGGTGCTGCTCATCTCGCTCGGCCAGTCCGCGGTCTACGCACTGCTGTCGATCATCAACAAGCTCACCCGCCCGGAGCCGCTGGCGCAGCAGGTGACGCGGATGAACACGTCCACCACACCGGACCGGCCCTGGCTCGACCTCGCGTACCAGTTGGCCGGCCTCATCTTCCCGCTGATGCCCGTGGTGCTCGTCCTGTTCCTGCTGGCCGTGCACCACCGTCCGGCCGAGGGGCCCTGGCGCGTGATGGGTTTCGACCTCCGCAGACCCGGCTTCGACCTGGCGTGGGGTCTCGGCGTGTTCGCCGTCATCGGCGTGGCCGGCCTGGCCTTCTTCATCTTCGCCTTCCAGATCGGCATCAACACCCAGGTCCAACCGGCGAACCTGGCGGACAACTGGTGGACGGTGCCCATGCTGCTGGCCAGGGCGGTGATGAACGGCGTGCTCGAAGAGGTCGTGATGGTGGGCTACCTGTTCACCCGATGGGCCCAGCGAGGCGGCCAGATGTGGGTCATCCTCGTGGTGAGCGCCGTGATCAGGGGCGGGTACCACCTCTACCAGGGCTTCGGCGGCTTCATCGGCAACCTGGTCATGGGCCTGGTCTTCGGCTGGCTCTACCTGAAGATCAAGCGGGTCATGCCGCTGGTGGTCGTGCACACGTTGCTGGACATCGTCGCCTTCCTCGGTGCACCGCTGCTGCCCGTGGTGATGGGGTGGGTCGGCCTCTGA
- a CDS encoding uroporphyrinogen-III synthase, translated as MTFVGSGPGDLGLLTMSGSRALRMADLVIIDEDDDEETVSHLVPAHAELRFAGGDDEVTAILSAVAKGRKVVRLHGGDFFTDADAGGVLPEVLQAAGLRVNVVPGINRWSAALSFGAVAATSSFAALDATLEVPDIDRWPAAETLILRATGESAGRLAGQAIQRYGADGACLSLTGVGSTGQVSELLTWAEVESSDADECFFIVGPGIEESRRQRYAWFEGKPLFDWRVVAPSTKDPLDPLVEELAHYGASTEIVATMTIEPPRTEQAMERAVRGLVDGRYLWVVFTSPHAVGAIAERLDEYGLDSRALSGINLAAVGRGTVEALARLGIKADLVPVVENTTGALAHEFPAYDDLIDPLDRVLVPSADVAVEPLLVGLSKLGWEVEEVTAYRTVRAAPPAPEVREDIKTGNFDAVVFTSATAVRNMIGIAGKPHAATVVAAIGPATAAACEIHGLRVDVTADAPTFESLAESLARFADRRRQDQLDAGLPLTKPSQRKRRRRRKPVEATA; from the coding sequence GTGACCTTCGTCGGCTCCGGCCCTGGAGACCTGGGCCTGTTGACGATGAGCGGGTCCCGCGCTCTCCGGATGGCGGATCTGGTCATCATCGACGAGGACGACGACGAGGAAACGGTCAGCCATCTCGTCCCGGCGCACGCCGAACTCAGGTTCGCCGGCGGAGACGACGAGGTCACGGCCATTCTCAGCGCGGTCGCCAAGGGGCGAAAGGTCGTCCGTCTCCACGGAGGAGACTTCTTCACAGATGCCGACGCCGGTGGTGTACTTCCGGAGGTGCTCCAGGCCGCCGGCCTACGGGTCAACGTCGTGCCCGGCATCAACCGGTGGAGCGCGGCCCTGTCGTTCGGTGCCGTTGCGGCGACGTCGTCGTTCGCGGCCCTCGACGCAACGCTCGAGGTGCCGGACATCGACAGATGGCCCGCCGCCGAGACGCTGATCTTGCGTGCCACCGGCGAATCCGCCGGCCGGCTGGCAGGGCAGGCCATCCAGCGTTACGGCGCCGACGGCGCCTGCCTCTCGCTCACGGGCGTGGGCAGCACCGGCCAGGTCAGCGAACTGCTCACGTGGGCCGAGGTGGAAAGCTCGGACGCAGACGAGTGTTTCTTCATCGTCGGCCCCGGCATCGAGGAATCCCGCCGCCAGCGCTACGCCTGGTTCGAGGGCAAACCCCTGTTCGACTGGCGGGTGGTGGCTCCCAGCACCAAGGACCCGCTGGACCCCCTCGTCGAGGAACTCGCGCACTACGGCGCCTCCACGGAGATCGTGGCCACCATGACGATTGAGCCGCCCCGCACCGAGCAGGCCATGGAACGCGCCGTGCGCGGCCTCGTCGACGGCCGCTACCTGTGGGTCGTGTTCACCTCGCCCCACGCCGTGGGCGCCATCGCTGAGCGGCTCGACGAGTACGGCCTGGACTCCCGCGCGCTCTCCGGAATCAACCTCGCCGCCGTGGGCCGCGGCACCGTCGAGGCGCTCGCCCGGCTGGGCATCAAGGCGGACCTTGTCCCCGTGGTGGAGAACACCACCGGCGCCCTCGCACACGAGTTCCCCGCCTACGACGACCTCATCGACCCACTGGACCGGGTACTCGTGCCCAGTGCCGATGTCGCCGTGGAGCCCCTCCTCGTGGGGCTGAGCAAGCTCGGCTGGGAAGTGGAAGAGGTGACCGCCTACCGCACCGTCCGTGCAGCGCCCCCCGCGCCGGAGGTGCGCGAGGACATCAAGACCGGCAACTTCGACGCCGTCGTCTTCACCTCCGCCACCGCGGTGCGCAACATGATCGGCATCGCGGGCAAGCCCCACGCCGCCACCGTCGTGGCCGCCATCGGGCCGGCAACGGCAGCCGCCTGCGAGATCCACGGGCTCCGCGTCGACGTGACCGCCGACGCCCCCACTTTCGAGTCGCTGGCTGAGTCCCTCGCCCGTTTCGCAGACCGCCGCAGGCAGGACCAGCTCGACGCCGGGCTTCCGCTCACCAAGCCCTCGCAGCGGAAGCGTCGTCGCCGGCGCAAGCCCGTTGAAGCCACTGCGTAG
- the radA gene encoding DNA repair protein RadA: MAKKQDTYNCTECGWTSVRWVGRCGECQAWGTVVERGAPRLRAVASSVPMQQAVPISQVPTDSAQRKLTTIAELDRVLGDGLVPGAVVLLAGEPGVGKSTLLLDVAAKWARSGEKTLYISGEESASQVRLRAERTGAVDDELYLASETDLGTVLGHMEQVRPSLLVLDSVQTISAADADGAPGGPSQVREITAAIARVAKRENMAAIIVGHVTKDGGIAGPRTLEHLVDVVLTFEGDRHSGFRMVRATKNRYGPADEVGCFEMSENGIVEVPDPSGLFTTAHNEPVPGTCVTVTLEGRRPLLAEIQALIAPSPQSSARRTTHGLDGSRIAMVLAVLERKVKLPLSALDVYASTVGGARVTDPSADLAAAVAIASAALDRHYPKRLLALGEVGLAGDLRRVPGAERRLAEAGRLGFELAIIPTGSRDVTARVPKLGNLRVVEVPTLADALGVLDLRRP; encoded by the coding sequence GTGGCGAAGAAACAGGACACCTACAACTGCACCGAGTGCGGCTGGACGTCCGTGCGCTGGGTCGGCCGCTGCGGCGAATGCCAGGCCTGGGGCACGGTGGTCGAGCGGGGGGCGCCACGGCTGCGCGCGGTGGCCTCCTCCGTGCCCATGCAGCAGGCGGTGCCCATCTCGCAGGTGCCCACGGATTCGGCCCAGCGCAAGCTGACCACCATCGCCGAACTGGACCGCGTGCTGGGTGACGGCCTCGTTCCCGGTGCGGTCGTCCTGTTGGCCGGCGAGCCCGGTGTCGGCAAATCCACGCTCCTGCTCGACGTCGCCGCCAAGTGGGCCCGCTCCGGGGAGAAGACGCTGTACATCTCCGGCGAGGAGTCCGCGTCCCAGGTGCGGCTGCGCGCTGAGCGCACAGGCGCCGTCGACGACGAGCTGTACCTCGCCTCGGAGACAGACCTCGGCACGGTGCTGGGCCACATGGAACAGGTGCGCCCCTCCCTGCTGGTGCTGGACTCGGTGCAGACCATCTCTGCCGCGGACGCGGACGGCGCGCCGGGCGGCCCCAGCCAGGTCCGCGAGATCACCGCCGCCATCGCCCGCGTCGCCAAGCGCGAGAACATGGCGGCGATCATCGTCGGGCACGTCACGAAGGACGGCGGCATCGCCGGTCCCCGCACGCTGGAGCACCTGGTGGACGTGGTGCTCACCTTCGAGGGGGACCGCCATTCAGGTTTCCGCATGGTGCGGGCCACGAAGAACCGCTACGGCCCCGCAGATGAGGTGGGCTGCTTCGAGATGAGCGAGAACGGCATCGTCGAGGTGCCGGACCCGTCCGGGCTGTTCACCACCGCCCACAACGAGCCGGTGCCGGGCACCTGCGTCACCGTCACGCTCGAAGGCCGGCGTCCGTTGCTGGCGGAGATCCAGGCGCTCATCGCCCCCTCGCCGCAGTCGTCGGCGCGCCGCACCACGCACGGGCTCGACGGCTCCCGCATCGCCATGGTGCTGGCCGTCCTCGAGCGCAAGGTCAAGCTGCCGCTGTCGGCGCTCGACGTCTACGCCTCGACGGTGGGCGGAGCCCGGGTCACAGACCCTTCGGCAGACCTCGCCGCGGCAGTGGCCATCGCATCAGCCGCCCTGGACAGGCACTACCCCAAACGGCTCCTGGCCCTGGGCGAGGTGGGCCTGGCCGGAGACCTCCGCAGGGTGCCGGGTGCCGAGCGTCGCCTGGCAGAGGCGGGCCGGCTCGGCTTCGAATTGGCCATCATCCCCACCGGCTCGCGCGACGTCACGGCCCGGGTCCCCAAGCTCGGGAACCTGCGCGTGGTCGAGGTTCCCACTCTGGCAGACGCCCTGGGGGTACTGGATCTCCGGCGGCCCTGA
- a CDS encoding VOC family protein, with protein sequence MHVDHLIFATGPAGLKGEAERLADALGTEYKDGGFHPRFGTRNHIIPLADARYIEVVEVLDHPAADKAAFGQAVRARSEMGGGWLGWVLSVNDISPYEKRLDRSAVPGSRLFPDGRRLEWVQIGIRGLIADPQLPYFLEWKSDDSLRPAALHGDCALKELQISGSADRLSEWLGVDVADQIDGIKLDLVSPNGTPGLNSVTFDTPSKGTVTI encoded by the coding sequence ATGCACGTCGACCATTTGATCTTCGCAACCGGTCCCGCAGGTCTCAAGGGTGAGGCTGAACGACTGGCTGACGCACTGGGCACCGAATACAAGGACGGCGGTTTCCACCCCCGCTTCGGTACGCGCAACCACATCATCCCCTTGGCGGACGCCCGCTACATCGAGGTGGTCGAGGTACTCGACCACCCCGCAGCGGACAAGGCCGCCTTCGGCCAAGCCGTCCGCGCCCGCTCCGAAATGGGCGGCGGCTGGCTCGGCTGGGTACTGAGCGTCAACGACATCTCCCCCTACGAGAAGCGCCTCGACCGCTCCGCAGTGCCCGGCTCACGCCTGTTCCCCGACGGCCGCCGGCTCGAGTGGGTCCAGATCGGCATCCGCGGGCTCATCGCCGATCCGCAGCTCCCCTACTTCCTCGAATGGAAGTCGGACGATTCGCTCCGCCCCGCCGCCCTCCACGGCGACTGCGCGTTGAAGGAACTGCAGATCTCCGGCTCGGCGGACCGCCTCTCCGAATGGCTGGGCGTGGACGTCGCGGACCAGATCGACGGCATCAAGCTGGACCTGGTGTCGCCCAACGGCACCCCCGGCCTCAACTCCGTCACGTTCGACACCCCCTCCAAGGGCACCGTCACCATCTAA
- a CDS encoding glutaredoxin family protein — MTPPSRVLLLTRDGCHLCVEAEAVIRRTCEDMGVGWRVIDVDTHEHLRARFTDHVPVTFVDQELHGYWFVDETTLRAALATSAPQFISADWTP, encoded by the coding sequence GTGACTCCACCCTCCCGGGTACTGCTGTTGACCCGCGACGGTTGCCACCTCTGTGTGGAAGCCGAAGCTGTCATCCGCAGAACCTGTGAGGATATGGGAGTGGGCTGGCGCGTCATTGATGTCGACACCCACGAACATCTTCGGGCGCGGTTCACAGACCACGTCCCGGTGACCTTCGTGGATCAGGAGCTGCATGGCTACTGGTTCGTCGACGAGACGACGTTGCGTGCGGCGCTGGCTACCAGCGCGCCCCAGTTCATCTCCGCAGACTGGACCCCCTGA
- a CDS encoding proline dehydrogenase, whose protein sequence is MAEEFASAYVVPAEADAIAVARKLKKQGLEISLAYLPTSDDESESPGRILETLEHLGDLARGAELSVKPSSLGLRDDRVAAAAVLDGLCRAADDAGALITLEMQGADEYQPTLDLWQRARLDHPLLGITLPADIRRAERDLATAAGAGARVRLCVGSYPVPPSMGYRRERDKQLALVRCLRVAMESGAYAMLASHDPTLIAIAQDLARRNAIPRDGFEFQMFYGVRPLEQRRLTDIGFTSRTYVPFGPGWFEYLTTRIAARPRTAFSYLRAVADKS, encoded by the coding sequence GTGGCCGAGGAATTCGCCAGCGCGTACGTGGTGCCCGCCGAGGCCGACGCCATCGCGGTGGCCCGTAAGCTGAAGAAGCAGGGCCTCGAGATCTCGTTGGCCTACCTGCCCACCAGCGACGACGAGTCGGAGTCGCCGGGCCGGATCCTCGAGACACTCGAGCATCTGGGGGACCTCGCCCGGGGCGCTGAACTGTCGGTCAAGCCCTCGTCCCTCGGCCTCCGCGACGACCGCGTGGCAGCAGCAGCGGTGCTGGACGGGTTGTGCCGGGCCGCAGATGACGCCGGGGCCCTGATCACGCTGGAGATGCAGGGGGCAGACGAGTACCAGCCCACGCTGGACCTCTGGCAGCGGGCCCGGTTGGACCACCCCCTCCTCGGCATCACGTTGCCGGCCGACATCCGACGCGCCGAGCGTGACCTGGCCACAGCTGCCGGTGCCGGTGCCCGCGTGCGGCTGTGCGTCGGCTCCTACCCCGTGCCGCCGTCGATGGGCTACCGCAGGGAGCGCGACAAGCAGCTTGCCCTGGTGCGCTGCCTCCGCGTCGCCATGGAATCGGGTGCCTACGCCATGCTGGCCTCGCATGACCCCACGCTGATCGCCATCGCCCAGGACCTTGCGCGCCGCAACGCCATCCCCCGCGACGGGTTCGAGTTCCAGATGTTCTACGGCGTGCGGCCGCTGGAGCAGCGTCGCCTGACGGACATCGGCTTCACGTCGCGCACCTATGTCCCCTTCGGGCCGGGCTGGTTCGAGTACCTGACCACCCGCATCGCCGCCCGCCCCCGCACAGCGTTCAGCTACCTGCGCGCGGTGGCCGACAAGAGTTGA
- a CDS encoding sugar phosphate isomerase/epimerase encodes MTQSKVLLSTTSVYPEASASAFELAAALGYDGIELMVGVDALSTDIAAVEKLANYHGVPVLSVHAPTLLITQGTWGSDAWGKLKRSGEAVQHLGGDVVVVHPPFRWQREYGAGFVEGIKRLNAEGDVKFCVENMFPWRTPAGPMQTYLPGWDPTPYDYDHLTLDLSHASTSQRQSMDFVHAWGDRLANVHFTDGRGSFKDEHLLPGEGDQNAWGVLAEIVRTGYTGHIVLEVSTRRARSRHEREDLLGGALQTVRDTLAKAQAGAH; translated from the coding sequence GTGACCCAGTCGAAGGTTCTTTTGTCGACCACTTCCGTGTATCCGGAAGCCTCCGCCAGCGCATTCGAGTTGGCGGCTGCGCTCGGGTACGACGGCATCGAACTGATGGTCGGCGTCGACGCCCTGTCCACAGACATCGCGGCTGTGGAGAAACTGGCGAACTACCACGGCGTGCCGGTGCTGTCGGTGCACGCGCCCACCCTGCTGATCACCCAGGGCACCTGGGGCTCCGACGCGTGGGGCAAACTCAAGCGATCCGGCGAGGCCGTGCAGCACCTGGGCGGCGACGTCGTCGTGGTGCACCCCCCCTTCCGCTGGCAGCGTGAGTACGGTGCCGGCTTCGTGGAGGGCATCAAGCGGCTCAACGCCGAGGGGGACGTGAAGTTCTGCGTGGAGAACATGTTCCCCTGGCGTACGCCTGCAGGTCCGATGCAGACCTACCTGCCCGGCTGGGATCCCACGCCCTATGACTATGACCACCTGACCTTGGACCTGTCCCATGCCTCCACCTCGCAGCGTCAGTCGATGGACTTCGTGCACGCCTGGGGAGACAGGCTGGCCAACGTGCACTTCACGGACGGTCGCGGGTCCTTCAAGGACGAACACCTGCTTCCCGGCGAGGGGGACCAGAACGCCTGGGGCGTCCTGGCTGAGATCGTGCGTACCGGGTACACGGGGCACATCGTGCTCGAGGTGTCGACGCGCCGGGCCCGCTCGCGCCACGAACGCGAGGACCTCTTGGGCGGGGCCCTGCAGACCGTGCGCGACACGCTCGCCAAGGCGCAGGCCGGGGCCCACTGA
- a CDS encoding aspartate-semialdehyde dehydrogenase, producing MRVGIFGATGQVGGVLRTLLEERNYPVDEIRYFASERSAGRTLPWKGEEIIVEDMAKADFAGLDVALFSAGGSTSKAYAEKVAAAGATVVDNSSAWRLDERVPLIVSEVNPEDVDKAELGIIANPNCTTMAAMPVLKALHDAAGLVALQVTTFQAVSGSGVAGVEALAGQLGQIEDPTVLAHDGSQFQPTSTGPYVAPIAFNVVALAGNLVDDGEGETDEEKKLRNESRKILHLPDLLVAGTCVRVPVFTGHSLSVHARFDRDITPDEARAVLAEAAGVELSDVPTPLAAAGGDTSLVGRIRQDRSIEGGKGLVLFISNDNLRKGAALNTIQIAELLVK from the coding sequence ATGCGTGTTGGAATTTTTGGTGCCACGGGGCAGGTCGGCGGAGTTCTTCGTACCCTGCTCGAGGAGCGCAACTATCCCGTCGATGAGATCCGTTACTTCGCCTCCGAGCGGTCCGCGGGCCGGACGCTGCCCTGGAAGGGCGAGGAGATCATCGTGGAGGACATGGCGAAGGCAGACTTCGCCGGTCTCGATGTTGCCCTGTTCTCCGCGGGAGGCTCCACCTCCAAGGCGTACGCCGAGAAGGTCGCCGCAGCAGGCGCCACCGTCGTCGACAACTCGAGCGCCTGGCGCCTCGACGAGCGCGTGCCGCTGATCGTCTCCGAGGTCAACCCGGAGGACGTCGACAAGGCAGAACTCGGCATCATCGCCAACCCCAACTGCACCACCATGGCGGCCATGCCGGTGCTCAAGGCCCTCCACGACGCGGCGGGCCTCGTCGCGCTGCAGGTGACCACGTTCCAGGCCGTGTCCGGCTCCGGCGTCGCCGGGGTGGAGGCCCTCGCGGGCCAACTCGGCCAGATCGAGGACCCCACCGTGCTCGCGCACGACGGCTCCCAGTTCCAGCCCACCAGCACCGGCCCGTACGTCGCCCCCATCGCGTTCAACGTGGTGGCGTTGGCCGGCAACCTCGTCGACGACGGTGAGGGCGAGACGGATGAGGAGAAGAAGCTGCGCAACGAGTCGCGCAAGATCCTCCATCTTCCTGACCTGCTCGTCGCCGGCACCTGCGTGCGGGTGCCTGTGTTCACCGGTCACTCGCTCAGCGTCCACGCCCGTTTCGACCGCGACATCACCCCGGACGAGGCGCGCGCCGTGCTGGCGGAAGCCGCCGGCGTCGAACTCTCCGACGTGCCCACGCCGCTGGCCGCCGCGGGCGGCGACACCTCGCTGGTGGGCCGCATCCGTCAGGACCGCAGCATCGAGGGCGGCAAGGGGCTCGTGTTGTTCATCAGCAACGACAACCTGCGCAAGGGCGCCGCACTGAACACCATCCAGATCGCAGAACTGCTCGTCAAATGA
- a CDS encoding 30S ribosomal protein bS22: MGSVIKKRRKRMSKKKHRKLLKRTRIQRRRAGK, encoded by the coding sequence GTGGGTTCTGTCATCAAGAAGCGCCGTAAGCGCATGTCGAAGAAGAAGCACCGCAAACTGCTGAAGCGCACTCGTATTCAGCGTCGCCGCGCCGGTAAGTAG
- a CDS encoding cytochrome c biogenesis CcdA family protein: MLLAIPVAVLAGLVSFASPCVLPLLPGYLSYASGLGASEIADGTAKKRLLLLGTLGFILGFSVVFVLTGALIGGIGGALLSNSSLITIVLGFIILVLGAAFAGFLPMPRMWTPSVTPKMGVWASPLLGMVFGLGWTPCIGPALSVVLTMALNEGSATRGGLLAFFYALGLGLPFVAFALAFTALAPRLNWMKRNQRLMQRIGGIVMMLVGVAMITGLWDMLMVVLRQWAANFGTIL; this comes from the coding sequence ATGCTGCTCGCCATCCCCGTCGCGGTGCTCGCCGGCCTGGTGTCCTTCGCCTCCCCGTGCGTGCTCCCGTTGCTGCCCGGCTACCTCAGTTACGCGTCGGGGTTGGGGGCCAGCGAAATCGCCGACGGCACGGCGAAGAAGCGGTTGCTGCTGTTGGGCACCCTCGGCTTCATCCTCGGTTTCTCGGTGGTCTTCGTGCTGACGGGGGCGTTGATCGGCGGCATCGGCGGCGCGCTCCTGAGCAACTCCTCGCTCATCACGATCGTGCTCGGCTTCATCATCCTGGTGCTGGGCGCCGCGTTCGCCGGCTTCCTCCCCATGCCGCGCATGTGGACACCCAGCGTGACGCCGAAGATGGGGGTGTGGGCCTCGCCGCTCCTCGGCATGGTGTTCGGCCTGGGCTGGACGCCCTGCATCGGGCCTGCGCTGTCGGTGGTGCTCACCATGGCGCTCAATGAGGGCTCCGCCACGCGCGGCGGTCTTCTGGCCTTCTTCTACGCCCTGGGCCTCGGCCTGCCGTTCGTCGCCTTCGCGCTGGCCTTCACGGCCCTGGCGCCGCGGCTGAACTGGATGAAGCGCAACCAGCGCCTGATGCAGCGCATCGGCGGCATCGTCATGATGCTGGTGGGCGTCGCAATGATCACGGGTCTGTGGGACATGCTCATGGTGGTGCTCCGACAGTGGGCCGCCAACTTCGGGACGATTCTGTGA
- a CDS encoding histidine phosphatase family protein: protein MTTATVHVMRHGQVHNPDGLLYGRLPGFGLSELGHQMAARMAEHWRDVPLTHLRTSPLQRAKETLAPTAALFPQLEVVEDERVIEADNKFEGKSFGRDNRALRDPRMFWHMRNPLLPSWGEPYTEIAKRMAAAIQDAAVAAGDGGQALVVSHQLSIWIARMAAEGRRFAHDPRKRQCTLCSVTSFTLRDGRVTAVDYAEPAADLLPVKAGRRWRVGT, encoded by the coding sequence ATGACCACAGCTACGGTGCACGTCATGCGGCACGGCCAGGTACACAACCCGGACGGGTTGCTCTACGGCCGGCTCCCGGGCTTCGGGCTCTCGGAACTCGGCCACCAGATGGCCGCTCGCATGGCCGAGCACTGGCGCGACGTGCCGCTGACGCACCTGCGCACCTCGCCGTTGCAGCGAGCCAAGGAAACCCTGGCCCCCACGGCGGCGCTCTTCCCGCAGCTCGAGGTGGTCGAGGACGAGCGGGTCATCGAGGCGGACAACAAGTTCGAGGGCAAGTCGTTCGGCCGCGACAACCGCGCCCTGCGCGACCCCAGGATGTTCTGGCACATGCGCAACCCTCTCCTCCCCAGCTGGGGTGAGCCGTACACCGAGATCGCCAAGCGGATGGCCGCCGCCATCCAGGACGCCGCCGTCGCCGCCGGTGACGGCGGCCAGGCCCTCGTCGTGAGCCACCAGCTGTCGATCTGGATCGCCCGCATGGCCGCTGAGGGCCGCCGCTTCGCCCACGACCCGCGGAAGCGGCAGTGCACCCTCTGCTCGGTCACCAGCTTCACCCTCCGCGACGGTCGGGTGACCGCCGTCGACTACGCGGAGCCCGCCGCAGACCTCCTGCCGGTCAAGGCCGGCCGCAGGTGGAGGGTGGGCACGTGA
- the proC gene encoding pyrroline-5-carboxylate reductase encodes MIGVIGAGAMGEALIAGWLASGIPSTDVVIVDAYEPRVQELEERHGVTGVSLAEAAQADTVILAVKPHQIDGILKVLKDDLAGETLVVSIAAGVTLAALESAVPGRAVIRVMPNTPALVGKGMAGVVRGTHATAEHVQRVRGLLDAVGRAVVIDEKQLDALTALSGSGPAYLFYVAEAMIEGGVHQGLTRAEATELVTQTFVGSAAMLAETGKSATQLREMVTSPAGTTAAALRSLDDHGVRAAFLDAIEACRNRGIEMGKS; translated from the coding sequence ATGATCGGGGTCATCGGCGCCGGGGCGATGGGGGAGGCCCTCATCGCCGGCTGGCTGGCTTCCGGCATCCCCAGCACCGACGTCGTGATCGTCGACGCCTACGAGCCCCGCGTGCAGGAACTCGAGGAGCGCCACGGCGTCACCGGGGTGTCACTCGCGGAGGCGGCCCAGGCAGACACCGTCATCCTGGCGGTCAAGCCGCACCAGATCGACGGCATCCTGAAGGTGCTGAAGGACGACCTGGCGGGGGAGACCCTGGTGGTCTCCATCGCCGCCGGCGTGACCCTCGCAGCGCTCGAGAGCGCCGTGCCGGGGCGCGCGGTCATCCGCGTCATGCCGAACACGCCGGCCCTGGTCGGCAAGGGTATGGCCGGTGTCGTCCGCGGCACCCACGCCACGGCGGAGCATGTTCAGCGGGTCCGCGGGCTCCTCGACGCCGTGGGCCGCGCGGTCGTGATCGATGAGAAGCAGTTGGACGCGTTGACCGCGCTCTCCGGCTCCGGCCCGGCTTACCTCTTCTACGTCGCCGAGGCCATGATCGAAGGCGGCGTGCATCAGGGGCTCACCCGGGCGGAGGCCACGGAGCTGGTGACGCAGACGTTCGTCGGATCGGCCGCGATGCTGGCTGAGACCGGGAAGTCGGCCACCCAACTGCGCGAGATGGTCACGTCGCCGGCAGGCACCACAGCAGCCGCCCTGCGCTCGCTCGACGACCACGGTGTGCGCGCCGCGTTCCTCGACGCCATCGAGGCGTGCCGCAACCGTGGCATCGAGATGGGCAAGAGCTAG
- a CDS encoding TlpA disulfide reductase family protein: protein MTRLVAGLAAAALLLTACSTAEDEGAGGTAGFVGGDGSVTIIAPEERSAAPVLEGETLDGETLSTADLAGQPLIINVWGSWCAPCRAEAPELVKSAAELEGSANFLGINTRDTLAAAQAFERSFGIEYPSLHDPDGVLLLEFAQLPPKAIPSTVVIDAEGRVAARVLGEVSASTLKGIVEDVNAS from the coding sequence GTGACCCGACTGGTCGCCGGGCTCGCCGCTGCGGCCCTCCTGCTGACCGCCTGCTCCACTGCAGAAGACGAGGGCGCCGGCGGCACGGCCGGCTTCGTCGGCGGCGACGGCAGCGTGACGATCATCGCGCCGGAGGAACGCTCCGCGGCCCCGGTGCTGGAAGGAGAGACGCTCGACGGCGAGACGCTCTCGACGGCAGACCTGGCCGGGCAGCCGCTCATCATCAACGTGTGGGGATCCTGGTGCGCGCCGTGCCGAGCGGAGGCCCCCGAACTGGTGAAGAGTGCCGCGGAACTCGAGGGCTCGGCCAACTTCCTCGGCATCAACACCCGCGACACGCTTGCGGCTGCCCAGGCGTTCGAGCGCTCGTTCGGCATCGAGTACCCGTCGCTCCATGATCCCGACGGCGTCCTGCTGCTGGAATTCGCCCAGCTCCCGCCCAAGGCCATCCCCAGCACGGTCGTCATCGATGCAGAGGGCCGCGTCGCCGCACGCGTCCTCGGCGAGGTCAGCGCATCGACTTTGAAGGGCATCGTGGAGGACGTGAACGCGTCGTGA